One segment of Eschrichtius robustus isolate mEscRob2 chromosome 3, mEscRob2.pri, whole genome shotgun sequence DNA contains the following:
- the MYOC gene encoding myocilin, producing MPAVQLLLLACLVWGVGARTAQFRKANDRSGRCQYTFSVASPNESSCPEQGQATSAIQDLQRDSSEQRAALESTEARLSSLEALLHRLTSGQAAAPWDTQEGLQRELELAYRDLVRDKSALEEEKRRLQAENGDLARRLESSSKEVARLRRGQCPQARSTSEDVPPGSKEVSKWNLENVDFQELKSELTEVPASRILKESPSGHPRSEEGGTGCGELIWVGEPVTLRTAETLTGKYGVWMRDPKAAYPYTQETTWRIDTVGTDVRQVFEYDLISQFLRGYPSKVHVLPRPLESTGAVVYQGSLYFQGEESRTVIRYELRTETLKAEKEIPGAGYHGQFPYSWGGYTDIDLAVDETGLWVIYSTEAAKGAIVLSKLNPENLELEQTWETNFRKQSVANAFIICGTLYTISSYSLPDATVNFAYDTGTGSSKALTVPFKNRYKYSSMIDYNPLEKKLFAWDNFNMVTYDIKLSQM from the exons ATGCCAGCcgtccagctgctgctgctggcctGTCTGGTATGGGGTGTGGGTGCCAGGACAGCCCAGTTCCGGAAGGCCAACGACCGGAGTGGCCGATGCCAGTACACCTTCAGTGTGGCCAGCCCCAATGAGTCCAGCTGCCCCGAGCAGGGCCAGGCCACGTCAGCCATCCAGGACCTGCAGAGGGACAGCAGCGAACAGCGTGCGGCCCTGGAGTCCACCGAagcccggctcagctccctggaGGCCCTCCTCCACCGCCTGACCTCGGGCCAGGCTGCCGCGCCCTGGGACACCCAGGAGGGGCTGCAGAGGGAGCTGGAGTTAGCCTACAGAGACCTCGTCCGTGACAAGTCAGctctggaggaggagaagagacgACTGCAGGCAGAGAACGGGGATCTGGCCAGGAGGTTGGAAAGCAGTAGCAAGGAGGTAGCACGCCTGAGGAGGGGCCAGTGTCCCCAGGCCCGCAGCACCTCTGAGGACGTGCCACCAGGCTCCAAGGAAG TTTCTAAATGGAATTTGGAGAACGTGGACTTTCAGGAATTGAAGTCAGAGTTAACTGAGGTTCCTGCTTCCCGAATCTTGAAGGAGAGTCCATCTGGTCATCCCAGGAGTGAAGAGGGAGGCACTG GATGTGGAGAACTCATTTGGGTAGGAGAACCTGTCACTCTGAGAACAGCTGAAACACTCACGGGCAAGTACGGCGTGTGGATGAGAGACCCCAAGGCCGCCTACCCCTATACCCAGGAGACCACGTGGAGAATCGACACAGTGGGCACAGACGTCCGCCAGGTTTTTGAGTATGACCTCATCAGCCAATTCCTGCGGGGCTACCCTTCCAAGGTGCATGTGCTGCCCAGGCCGCTGGAAAGCACAGGCGCCGTGGTGTACCAGGGCAGCCTCTACTTCCAGGGGGAGGAGTCCAGAACGGTGATCAGATACGAGCTGCGCACCGAGACGCTGAAGGCTGAGAAGGAAATCCCTGGAGCCGGCTACCACGGGCAGTTCCCCTATTCCTGGGGCGGCTACACAGACATCGACCTGGCAGTAGATGAGACAGGCCTCTGGGTCATCTACAGCACTGAGGCGGCCAAAGGCGCCATTGTCCTCTCCAAGCTGAACCCAGAGAATCTGGAGCTGGAACAAACCTGGGAGACTAACTTCCGTAAGCAGTCGGTCGCCAACGCCTTCATCATCTGCGGCACCTTGTATACCATCAGCAGCTATTCACTGCCTGATGCTACCGTCAACTTCGCATACGACACTGGCACCGGTAGCAGCAAGGCCCTGACGGTCCCGTTCAAGAACCGCTACAAATACAGCAGCATGATCGACTACAACCCCCTGGAGAAGAAGCTCTTTGCCTGGGACAACTTCAACATGGTCACCTATGACATCAAGCTCTCCCAGATGTGA